From a single Nicotiana tomentosiformis chromosome 2, ASM39032v3, whole genome shotgun sequence genomic region:
- the LOC138904336 gene encoding uncharacterized protein gives MTAPLMTIPFPQKMKREKLDGQFAKFLEILKQIHINISFTDTLLQMPSYAKFLNEFLSSKIKLEEVSVVILTEKCSAILQNKLPQKFGDPGSFTIPCTLGGVYFEKALCHSGASINLMPFSIFRKLDLGEMKDISVSLQFANQSTKKPKGIIETVRVRVDKFVFLVDFIVLEIKECPNESIILGRPFLATGREIIDVHQRQLILRVDEERVIFDMQRY, from the coding sequence ATGACTGCCCCACTTATGACAATTCCTTTTCCACAAAAAATGAAGCGAGAAAAGCTTGATGGTCAATttgcaaaatttttggaaatctTGAAACAAATTCATATTAATATTTCTTTCACTGATACTTTGTTGCAAATGCCTTCATATGCTAAATTTTTAAATGAATTTTTGTCAAGCAaaattaaattggaagaagtttctGTGGTAATACTTACTGAAAAATGCAGTGCTATACTTCAAAATAAGCTACCACAAAAATTTGGTGATCCTGGCAGTTTTACCATTCCATGCACTTTGGGAGGAGTATATTTTGAAAAAGCACTTTGTCATTCTGGAGCTTCAATAAATTTGATGCCATTTTCTATCTTTAGAAAATTGGATCTTGGTGAAATGAAAGACATAAGTGTTTCTCTTCAGTTTGCAAATCAAAGTACTAAGAAACCTAAAGGAATAATTGAAACTGTTCGTGTAAGAGTAGATAAGTTTGTGTTCCTGGTAGATTTTATAGTGCTTGAAATAAAAGAATGTCCTAATGAATCAATAATTTTGGGTAGACCATTTCTTGCTACAGGAAGAGAAATTATAGATGTTCATCAAAGACAACTAATTTTGAGGGTTGATGAAGAAAGAGTCATTTTTGATATGCAAAGATACTAA